A stretch of the Saprospiraceae bacterium genome encodes the following:
- a CDS encoding protein-export chaperone SecB, with translation MNIQFGGILINECNLKFEGDIVPDPTKLKFNFKFFPAYLANEPNKFGVIFEFNLNSEDNLFKIYIEAISSFITDVEINDEFKASPFPKISAPAIAFPYLRTFISNLMLNSGYQPVNLPSVNFVKIVEDTDRKINSESTNKPTKGVKRKKAK, from the coding sequence ATGAATATACAATTTGGTGGAATTCTAATTAATGAATGTAATTTAAAATTTGAAGGCGATATAGTTCCTGATCCAACAAAATTAAAATTCAATTTCAAATTCTTTCCAGCTTATCTTGCCAATGAACCTAATAAATTTGGAGTAATTTTTGAATTTAATTTGAATTCAGAAGATAATCTATTTAAAATCTATATTGAAGCAATTTCATCATTTATAACCGATGTAGAGATAAATGATGAATTTAAAGCATCACCTTTTCCTAAAATTAGTGCACCTGCAATTGCCTTTCCTTATCTAAGGACATTTATCTCAAATCTAATGTTGAATTCTGGTTATCAACCTGTAAATTTACCTTCAGTTAATTTTGTTAAAATTGTTGAAGATACAGATAGAAAAATCAATTCTGAATCTACTAATAAACCCACAAAAGGGGTTAAAAGAAAAAAAGCAAAATAA
- a CDS encoding helix-turn-helix transcriptional regulator, whose translation MEANSKLTNLLQNILDRIDPESQFKSNNKIGLAVTLADLLEVNKLNKIKFAELVKKRPSEITKWLSGDHNFTIDTLSEICFKFGIPIRDLFEEDLTETEIEKNKSSYESPELSTDTNTNLSNPFTNVIRGTNLCYKVTNSDNEYFSQSTKIKLANSN comes from the coding sequence ATGGAAGCAAATAGCAAATTAACAAATTTACTCCAAAATATTTTGGACAGAATAGACCCAGAAAGTCAATTCAAATCAAATAATAAAATTGGTCTAGCAGTTACTTTAGCTGATTTGCTTGAAGTTAATAAACTTAACAAAATTAAATTTGCTGAGTTAGTAAAAAAGAGACCTTCAGAAATTACGAAATGGCTAAGTGGTGATCACAATTTTACTATAGACACACTTAGTGAAATTTGTTTCAAATTTGGAATTCCAATTCGTGATTTGTTTGAAGAAGATTTAACCGAAACAGAAATAGAAAAAAATAAATCATCATACGAATCACCAGAACTAAGTACTGATACTAATACTAATTTAAGCAATCCTTTTACAAATGTAATACGAGGTACAAATCTATGCTATAAGGTAACCAATAGCGATAATGAATACTTTAGTCAAAGTACTAAAATTAAATTAGCAAATTCCAATTAA